From the genome of Myxococcales bacterium, one region includes:
- the smpB gene encoding SsrA-binding protein SmpB, translating into MAKDNPGIKIIAKNKKAFFQYEIVEKIEAGMVLTGSEVKSLRDGHGSLADSYAVIKSGEVFLHHAHIAQYPPATYTNHEPRRTRKLLLHAREIDKLEGKLKQKGLTLIPTMIYFKKGKAKVELALGKGKQKFDKRESIKRRETNRTIARMMKR; encoded by the coding sequence ATGGCCAAGGATAACCCTGGAATAAAAATAATCGCCAAGAACAAGAAGGCATTCTTCCAGTATGAGATCGTCGAAAAGATAGAGGCCGGAATGGTTCTTACTGGCAGCGAGGTCAAGAGCCTTCGCGACGGACACGGCAGCCTCGCAGATTCCTACGCAGTCATAAAGAGCGGCGAGGTATTTTTACATCACGCACATATCGCCCAGTACCCACCAGCAACCTATACAAACCATGAGCCTCGCAGAACCAGAAAACTCCTGCTTCATGCGAGGGAGATCGACAAACTGGAAGGAAAACTCAAACAGAAGGGACTGACGCTCATCCCAACCATGATATATTTCAAAAAGGGAAAGGCTAAGGTCGAGCTGGCCCTTGGCAAGGGAAAACAGAAATTTGACAAACGCGAATCCATAAAAAGACGTGAGACCAATCGGACCATAGCCAGGATGATGAAGCGCTGA